Within the Verrucomicrobiia bacterium genome, the region GCATTCCGGTTTTTCTCAATAACGACGCTGATTTATTTGCGTATGGTGAAGCGATTGGCGGGTTTCTGCCTTACGTGAATTCGTTGCTCGAAAAATCCGGCCAGCGCAAACGCTGTCGCAATCTCATCGGCATCACGCTCGGCACGGGCCTCGGCGGCGGCGTGGTCCGCAACGGTGAACTTTTCCTGGGTGATAATTCCATCGCCGCCGAAGTGTGGCTGATGCGCAACAAACTTCATCCCGGGATGAACGCCGAACAAAACGCAAGCATCCGCGGCATCCGGCGCGTGTTCGCGGAAAAATCGGGCATGCGATTCGCCGATGCTCCCGAACCCAAACAGATTTTTGAAATCGGCACGGGCAGTGTTCCGGGAAATCGCGAGGCCGCGACTGAAGCGTTCCGCCAACTTGGCGAAGTGCTTGGGGATGTGCTCGGCCAGGCGCTGACGATTCTCGATGGGCTCGTGGTCATCGGCGGCGGACTGTCCGGTTCGTGGCCGTTGTTCATGCCGGCGGTGATGAAGGAACTCAACGGCACGTACACCGATTTTGAAGGCAAAACTTTTTCGCGCCTTGCGTCCAAGCCATTCAATCTCGAAGAGCCCACCGATCTGGAAAAATTCCTGCGCGGCGAGGCCCGCGAAGTCGTCGTGCCCGGCAGCAGCGAACGCATTTCCTACGACCCGCTTCAACGCGTGGGCATCGGCATCTCGCGCCTGGGCACGAGCGAAGCCGTCGCGGTTGGCGCTTATGCTTTTGCTCTTAGTAAATTAAACGAATCCGCCCGCTGACCTTTTGCATTGTCTAATTTAATTATGAAAAAAATTGTTTCGTCATTCATCGTTATCGCCGCCACGGCTCTCGGCCTCAATCAAGCGCTTGCGCAAGTCGAGTGGGTGGATCCCACCATCGGCGGCCAGGGATTTTTGCTCGAGCCGACGCGCCCGACCGTTTCTCTGCCCAACAGTATGGTGCGAGTTTATCCGGTGCGCAAAGACCAGCTCGACGATCAGATTCACTCCTTCCCGCTGACGATTATTTCGCATCGCCTCGGCGAACTTTTCTGGCTCATGCCCGGCACCGGCGCGCCGGATCAATGGAATCATCCGCTAGCCTGGGACCAGGAAACCACCACGCCGTATTATTATTCCACGCGCTTTGATGAATCGCTGATCCGCACTGAATTCACGCCCACGGCGCGTTGTGGATATTTTCGTTTCACCTTTCCTTCGGGCAAACCGATCGTGCTGCTCGCCAATCGCACAGATGGCGAAATGTCGGCGACCAACAACAACGCCATCTGCGGCGTCGAAAAATTCAACGACATGGCCGCGTATGTTTATGGCGAATTCAATGCGCCGGTGGAAATCACTTCCGGCAATGGCAATCGTCACCTGACGATCACCGCGAAAGATTCGCGGAACGGCCTTGAGTTTCGTTACGGCATTTCCTTCATCAGCATCGAGCAGGCGCACAAAAATCTGGAGCATGAAATTGCCGATTGGAATTTCGACAAGATCAAGAGTGCGGCGAAGGATCGCTGGAACGAAACGCTGGGTAAAATTGAAGTTGAAGGTGGAACGGCCGATCAGAAGCGCGTCTTCTACACCGCGCTTTACCGCTGCTCGGAACGCATGATTAACATCACCGAGGACGGCCAGTATTACAGCGCTTTCGATCATCAGGTGCATAAGGATGCGCGCCCGTTTTATGTGGATAATTGGTTGTGGGACATGTATCGCGCCGAAGAGCCGCTCGAAACTTTGCTCAATCCGGAAATGGAAGCCGACAAGGTGCAGTCTTACGTGCGCATGTATGAACAACTCGGTTGGCTCCCCTGCTTTGCCGTGCTCTGGGGCAATCACGCCTGCATGACGGGCAACCACGCCGCGCCGTGGATCGCCGATGTGTGGGCCAAGGGCATCACCAATTTTGATCTCGCCACCGCTTACGCCGGCTTGCGAAAAAATTCACTCGATGGCACGTGGCTTCCGTGGCGCAAAGGCCCGAAATCTTCGCTCGATGATTTTCTCAACACGCACGGCTACATGCCCGCGCTGGATCCCGGACAGACGGAAACGGTCTCGCTGGTTCATCCATTTGAGCGGCGGCAGGCAGTGTCGGTCACACTCGCGCAAAGTTATGATGATTGGTGCACGGCGCAAATTGCCCGCGACCTGGGTAATTCCGCCGATTACGATCTTTTCCTCAAACGCGCCGGCGATTATCAAAATGTTTTTCGCCAGGACAAAGGCCATGTCTGGCCCAAGGATGCCGACGGCAAATGGCTCGACAATTATGAGCCCGGAT harbors:
- a CDS encoding ROK family protein — protein: MDYSRDERVVMTLDAGGTNFRFSAIRGGKPVTKTLGFSSHGDNLDRCLATLREGFDGIRSLCPTPPVAISFAFPGPADYPAGIIGDLGNLPAFRGGVALGPMIAKQFGIPVFLNNDADLFAYGEAIGGFLPYVNSLLEKSGQRKRCRNLIGITLGTGLGGGVVRNGELFLGDNSIAAEVWLMRNKLHPGMNAEQNASIRGIRRVFAEKSGMRFADAPEPKQIFEIGTGSVPGNREAATEAFRQLGEVLGDVLGQALTILDGLVVIGGGLSGSWPLFMPAVMKELNGTYTDFEGKTFSRLASKPFNLEEPTDLEKFLRGEAREVVVPGSSERISYDPLQRVGIGISRLGTSEAVAVGAYAFALSKLNESAR
- a CDS encoding GH92 family glycosyl hydrolase — protein: MKKIVSSFIVIAATALGLNQALAQVEWVDPTIGGQGFLLEPTRPTVSLPNSMVRVYPVRKDQLDDQIHSFPLTIISHRLGELFWLMPGTGAPDQWNHPLAWDQETTTPYYYSTRFDESLIRTEFTPTARCGYFRFTFPSGKPIVLLANRTDGEMSATNNNAICGVEKFNDMAAYVYGEFNAPVEITSGNGNRHLTITAKDSRNGLEFRYGISFISIEQAHKNLEHEIADWNFDKIKSAAKDRWNETLGKIEVEGGTADQKRVFYTALYRCSERMINITEDGQYYSAFDHQVHKDARPFYVDNWLWDMYRAEEPLETLLNPEMEADKVQSYVRMYEQLGWLPCFAVLWGNHACMTGNHAAPWIADVWAKGITNFDLATAYAGLRKNSLDGTWLPWRKGPKSSLDDFLNTHGYMPALDPGQTETVSLVHPFERRQAVSVTLAQSYDDWCTAQIARDLGNSADYDLFLKRAGDYQNVFRQDKGHVWPKDADGKWLDNYEPGFSGGIGGRDYTTENNGYTYDWDVQHDLQGLFQLMGGRQKAEAKLDQLWRESIGRSKYEFWAKFPDSSGMVGEFSMGNEPSLHIPYIYNYLGAPWKTQKRTRMLIDTWFTDTSLGMPGDEDGGGMSAFVVFTMMGFYPVTPGVPIYDLGSPMFDRITIHLDHGKTFRIVAHDNSRDNKYIQSVKVNGKPQQKVWFKHADIAKGGTIDLKMGDTPNRELGADPKDFPPSTMDLNVNAL